In Simplicispira sp. 125, one DNA window encodes the following:
- the ileS gene encoding isoleucine--tRNA ligase, translating into MSDANNASPTDYRSTLNLPDTPFPMRGDLPKREPGWVQEWDEKGLYKRLRDARHGKPKFILHDGPPYANGQIHMGHAVNKILKDMIVKARQLEGYDALYVPGWDCHGLPIENAIEKKFGRKLSRDDMQAKSRAYATEQIAQQMLDFQRLGVLGEWDNPYKTMNFANEAGEIRAFKRVIERGFVYRGLKPVYWCFDCGSSLAEFEIEYADKKSTTLDVAFKAHDPARLAAAFGIPQLTKDAFVVIWTTTAWTIPANQALNLNPALPYALVDTERGLLVLAATLVEDCLARYGLTGQVIATALGEKLGGLEFEHPLYDMDAGYRRLSPVYLADYATADDGTGIVHSSPAYGLEDFNSCRAHGLALDDILNPVQGNGAYAAEFPLFGGQHIWKAVPVILDALRVAGRLMATKDITHSYPHCWRHKTPVIYRAAAQWFVRMDEGEGVFTQDKAPKTLRQTALEAIEHTSFYPENGKARLRDMIAGRPDWCISRQRSWGVPIPFFLHKDSGELHPRTMEILDQAAAIVEKGGIEAWSRVTTEEILGAEDAPHYTKSTDILEVWFDSGSTFSHVLRGTHPEVHHDSGPEADLYLEGHDQHRGWFHSSLLLASALEGRAPYRGLLTHGFTVDSQGRKMSKSLGNGIDPQEINKKLGAEIIRLWVAASDYSGDIAGDEKILARVVDAYRRIRNTLRFLLANVSDFDPAQDAVPFEQMLEIDRYALTRAGEFQAEVLAHYRDYEFHPVVAKLQLYCSEDLGGFYLDVLKDRLYTTGAKSLPRRSAQTALWHITHAMLRWMAPFLSFTAEEAWKLFGNSDSIFLETYGAIGVSASSDEGMLAKWGRIRTIRDLVNKEIEQLRAAGQVGSSLQACVELTAGPEDHALLASLGDDLKFVFITSAIQLIAGSDLQISVTASFDAKCERCWHYRSDVGHDAAHPTLCGRCTSNLYGAGEHRACA; encoded by the coding sequence ATGTCCGACGCCAACAACGCCAGCCCCACCGATTACCGCAGCACCCTGAACCTGCCCGACACGCCCTTCCCCATGCGCGGCGACCTGCCCAAGCGCGAACCGGGCTGGGTACAGGAGTGGGACGAGAAGGGCCTGTACAAAAGGCTGCGCGATGCCCGCCACGGCAAACCCAAGTTCATCCTGCACGATGGACCGCCCTACGCCAATGGCCAGATCCACATGGGCCATGCGGTCAACAAAATCCTCAAGGACATGATTGTCAAGGCGCGCCAGCTCGAAGGTTACGACGCGCTGTATGTGCCGGGCTGGGACTGCCATGGCCTGCCGATCGAGAACGCCATCGAGAAGAAATTCGGCCGCAAGCTCTCGCGCGACGACATGCAGGCCAAGAGCCGCGCCTACGCCACCGAGCAAATTGCGCAGCAGATGCTCGACTTCCAGCGCCTGGGCGTTCTGGGCGAATGGGACAACCCGTACAAAACCATGAACTTCGCCAACGAGGCGGGTGAGATCCGCGCGTTCAAGCGCGTGATCGAGCGGGGCTTTGTTTACCGCGGCCTCAAGCCCGTGTACTGGTGCTTTGACTGCGGCAGCTCGCTGGCCGAGTTCGAGATTGAATACGCAGACAAGAAAAGCACCACCCTCGACGTGGCCTTCAAAGCCCATGATCCGGCCCGGCTGGCCGCCGCGTTTGGTATCCCGCAGCTGACCAAAGACGCCTTTGTCGTCATCTGGACCACCACGGCCTGGACTATTCCGGCCAACCAGGCGCTCAACCTCAACCCGGCCCTGCCCTATGCACTGGTCGACACCGAGCGCGGCCTGCTCGTGCTGGCTGCCACGCTGGTCGAAGACTGCCTGGCACGCTATGGCCTGACCGGCCAGGTGATCGCCACGGCCCTGGGCGAGAAACTCGGCGGACTGGAATTCGAACACCCGCTCTACGACATGGACGCGGGCTACCGCCGCCTCTCGCCCGTTTACCTGGCCGACTACGCCACGGCCGACGACGGCACCGGTATCGTGCACTCTTCGCCCGCCTACGGCCTGGAAGACTTCAACTCCTGCCGCGCCCATGGCTTGGCGCTGGATGACATTCTCAACCCCGTGCAAGGCAATGGCGCGTATGCGGCCGAGTTCCCGCTGTTTGGCGGCCAGCACATCTGGAAGGCGGTGCCGGTCATCCTCGATGCGCTGCGCGTGGCCGGTCGCCTGATGGCCACCAAGGACATCACGCACAGCTACCCGCACTGCTGGCGCCACAAGACGCCGGTGATCTACCGCGCCGCAGCCCAGTGGTTTGTGCGCATGGACGAGGGCGAAGGCGTCTTCACCCAAGACAAGGCCCCTAAAACGCTGCGCCAGACCGCCCTGGAAGCCATCGAGCACACCAGCTTTTACCCTGAGAACGGCAAGGCCCGCCTGCGCGACATGATTGCAGGACGGCCCGACTGGTGCATCTCGCGCCAGCGCAGCTGGGGCGTGCCCATCCCGTTCTTCCTGCACAAGGACTCGGGCGAGTTGCACCCGCGCACCATGGAAATCCTGGACCAGGCCGCTGCCATCGTCGAAAAGGGCGGCATCGAGGCCTGGAGCCGCGTGACGACCGAAGAAATCCTGGGCGCCGAAGACGCACCGCACTACACCAAGAGCACCGACATCCTGGAAGTGTGGTTCGACTCCGGCTCCACCTTCAGCCATGTGCTGCGCGGCACGCACCCCGAGGTGCACCACGACAGCGGCCCCGAGGCCGACCTGTATCTGGAAGGCCACGACCAGCACCGCGGCTGGTTCCACAGCTCGCTGCTGCTGGCCAGCGCGCTCGAAGGCCGCGCGCCCTACCGCGGCCTGCTGACCCACGGTTTCACAGTCGACAGCCAGGGCCGCAAGATGAGCAAGTCGCTGGGCAACGGCATCGACCCGCAGGAGATCAACAAAAAGCTGGGCGCCGAGATCATTCGCCTGTGGGTGGCTGCGAGCGACTATTCGGGCGACATTGCGGGTGACGAAAAGATTCTGGCGCGGGTGGTGGATGCCTACCGCCGCATCCGCAACACGCTGCGCTTTTTGCTCGCCAACGTGAGCGATTTCGACCCCGCCCAGGACGCCGTGCCTTTCGAGCAGATGCTGGAAATTGACCGCTATGCGCTGACCCGCGCTGGCGAATTCCAGGCCGAGGTACTGGCGCACTATCGTGACTATGAATTCCACCCCGTGGTGGCCAAGCTACAGCTGTACTGCTCCGAGGACCTCGGCGGCTTCTACCTCGACGTGCTCAAGGACCGGCTCTACACCACCGGGGCCAAAAGCCTGCCCCGCCGCAGTGCCCAAACTGCACTGTGGCACATCACCCACGCCATGCTGCGCTGGATGGCTCCGTTTCTTTCGTTCACCGCCGAAGAAGCCTGGAAGCTGTTTGGCAATTCGGACTCCATCTTCCTGGAAACCTATGGTGCCATCGGCGTCTCGGCATCGAGCGACGAAGGCATGCTTGCCAAATGGGGGCGCATCCGCACGATCCGCGACCTGGTCAACAAGGAAATCGAACAGCTGCGCGCCGCCGGCCAGGTGGGCTCGTCGCTGCAGGCCTGCGTGGAACTCACCGCAGGCCCTGAAGACCACGCCCTGCTCGCCAGCCTGGGGGATGACCTGAAGTTCGTGTTCATCACATCCGCTATTCAATTGATAGCTGGTAGCGATTTACAGATAAGCGTTACAGCCAGTTTTGATGCCAAGTGCGAGCGCTGCTGGCACTACCGCAGCGATGTGGGCCACGATGCCGCCCACCCCACCCTGTGCGGGCGCTGCACCAGCAACCTCTATGGCGCCGGTGAACACCGGGCGTGCGCCTGA
- the lspA gene encoding signal peptidase II produces the protein MARSTGWAGRPSARLWPWLAWALLILIADQFTKTLILGYYQLGDATFITSFFNIVRVHNTGAAFSFLSTAGGWQRWLFTGIGVAATLFILWQLRQHPGQKLFSFALSSILGGAIGNVVDRLMHGYVVDFLDFHWAGSHFPAFNIADAGITVGAACLILDELLRVRKT, from the coding sequence ATGGCCCGCTCCACGGGGTGGGCTGGCCGCCCGAGCGCGCGCCTCTGGCCCTGGCTGGCCTGGGCGCTGCTCATCCTGATCGCAGACCAGTTCACCAAGACACTGATCCTGGGGTACTACCAGCTCGGTGATGCCACCTTCATCACCAGCTTCTTCAACATCGTGCGGGTGCACAACACCGGGGCAGCGTTCTCCTTCCTGTCCACGGCGGGGGGCTGGCAGCGCTGGCTGTTCACCGGCATCGGGGTGGCGGCAACCCTGTTCATTCTGTGGCAACTGCGCCAGCATCCGGGGCAAAAGCTGTTCTCGTTTGCGCTGTCCAGCATCCTGGGCGGTGCCATTGGCAACGTGGTCGATCGGCTGATGCACGGCTACGTGGTGGATTTTTTGGACTTCCACTGGGCGGGTTCGCACTTTCCCGCATTCAACATCGCCGATGCCGGTATCACCGTGGGCGCGGCCTGCCTGATCCTGGACGAGCTGCTGCGCGTCAGAAAGACGTAA
- the tsaD gene encoding tRNA (adenosine(37)-N6)-threonylcarbamoyltransferase complex transferase subunit TsaD has protein sequence MDVQNMLVLGIESSCDETGVALVRTQGSGVPDLLAHALHSQIEMHQAYGGVVPELASRDHIRRVLPLAETVLAESGCRLSEVDVVAYTRGPGLAGALLVGAGVACALGCALDKPVLGVHHLEGHLLSPFLSADPPQFPFVALLVSGGHTQLMRVEGVGRYELLGETIDDAAGEAFDKSAKLMGLGYPGGPALSRLAEQGDPTAFKLPRPLLHSGNLDFSFAGLKTAVLTQARKLGDELESRKADLAASTQAAIVDVLVKKTLTALQDSGLKRVVVAGGVGANRLLRAQLDAACAARHVRVHYPELHLCTDNGAMIAMAAAMRLQSGQQQARFDYAFDVKPRWPLNAIQGA, from the coding sequence ATGGACGTGCAAAACATGCTGGTGCTGGGCATCGAATCATCGTGTGACGAAACCGGCGTGGCGCTGGTGCGCACGCAGGGCAGCGGCGTGCCGGACTTGCTGGCGCACGCGCTGCACAGCCAGATCGAAATGCACCAGGCCTATGGCGGCGTGGTGCCCGAGCTGGCCAGCCGTGACCATATCCGGCGTGTGTTGCCGCTGGCCGAAACGGTATTGGCCGAATCCGGTTGCCGCCTGTCCGAAGTGGATGTGGTGGCCTATACCCGTGGCCCTGGCTTAGCGGGGGCTCTGCTGGTAGGGGCGGGCGTGGCCTGTGCGCTGGGCTGCGCGCTGGACAAGCCCGTGCTGGGCGTGCACCACCTCGAAGGCCACTTGTTGTCACCTTTTCTGAGTGCCGATCCGCCGCAATTTCCCTTTGTGGCGCTGCTGGTCTCGGGTGGGCACACACAGCTCATGCGCGTGGAAGGCGTGGGCCGCTACGAGCTGCTGGGTGAAACCATTGACGATGCGGCGGGCGAGGCGTTCGATAAGTCCGCCAAGCTCATGGGCCTGGGCTATCCCGGCGGTCCGGCGCTGTCGCGCCTGGCGGAGCAGGGCGACCCCACAGCCTTCAAGCTGCCGCGCCCCTTGCTGCACAGTGGCAACCTGGATTTTTCCTTTGCCGGACTGAAGACAGCGGTACTGACCCAGGCGCGCAAACTGGGCGATGAACTGGAATCGCGCAAGGCCGACCTGGCCGCCAGCACGCAGGCCGCCATTGTGGATGTGCTGGTGAAAAAAACGCTGACCGCGCTGCAGGACAGCGGGCTCAAGCGCGTCGTAGTCGCAGGCGGCGTGGGTGCCAACCGCCTGTTGCGTGCGCAACTGGACGCCGCCTGCGCAGCACGGCATGTGCGCGTGCACTACCCTGAACTGCACCTGTGCACCGACAACGGCGCGATGATTGCCATGGCGGCCGCCATGCGCCTGCAGTCAGGCCAGCAGCAGGCCCGGTTCGACTATGCCTTCGACGTCAAGCCGCGCTGGCCCTTGAACGCCATCCAGGGCGCGTAA
- a CDS encoding methyl-accepting chemotaxis protein, with protein sequence MLNNLRITLRYVVILSAFWLSGAVVIAVSYWGLSSARDSLKTVHERAMIPALMASDLVDLTVQNRLQVLLAFQHAPESPLASIHNHELSMHLNAIATNRDRVSQIIKTIESSITDPEEKTVFDATRASRMAWVAELDEATKAIQAGDFQPAVMARFLKAGSEHGETVIKSTKQYRDFQVARADAALKAAQHRYEIGLMVFAFATFVLGLPASLMALLLLGRLVSGFRQVNAAATAIASNNLTVKVESSGSDEIGLMLTQMETMRSNLHHMIAQVHSGADTIAGASTQVAVGTHDLSARTEQQASALEETASATEQLSSTVQQNADSAAQASQLAATATGVAERGGVVVAQVVDTMEAINASSRKIVDIIAVIDGIAFQTNILALNAAVEAARAGEQGRGFAVVASEVRSLAGRSAEAAKEVKTLISDSVDKVGVGSEQVALAGATMQEIVAGIQRVADIVGEIASSSREQAMGLGQINQAVAHLDGVTQQNAALVEETSAASSALQEQARHLAALAATFRLQ encoded by the coding sequence ATGCTAAACAACCTTCGTATCACGCTGCGCTATGTCGTTATTCTGAGCGCATTCTGGCTCTCGGGCGCAGTCGTGATTGCGGTGAGTTACTGGGGATTGTCATCTGCGCGCGACAGTCTCAAGACCGTGCATGAGCGCGCCATGATCCCGGCCCTGATGGCATCCGATTTGGTGGACCTGACCGTGCAAAACCGCCTCCAGGTGCTTCTGGCGTTCCAGCATGCTCCCGAGAGCCCGTTGGCATCCATCCACAACCACGAGCTGTCCATGCATCTGAATGCCATCGCGACCAACCGCGATCGCGTCAGCCAGATCATCAAGACCATCGAGTCGAGCATCACCGATCCTGAAGAAAAAACGGTGTTTGATGCCACTCGGGCCAGCCGCATGGCCTGGGTGGCCGAGCTGGACGAGGCCACCAAGGCCATTCAGGCAGGCGATTTCCAGCCGGCAGTGATGGCGCGATTCCTGAAGGCCGGGAGCGAGCACGGCGAGACCGTCATCAAATCCACCAAACAATACCGTGATTTCCAGGTGGCCCGTGCCGATGCTGCCCTCAAGGCTGCACAACACCGCTATGAAATCGGTTTGATGGTGTTCGCCTTCGCCACGTTCGTATTGGGGTTGCCTGCCTCGCTCATGGCATTGCTGCTGCTGGGACGCCTCGTTTCGGGTTTCCGCCAGGTCAATGCCGCAGCCACAGCCATTGCATCCAACAACCTCACGGTCAAGGTCGAGTCTTCGGGCAGTGACGAAATTGGCCTGATGCTCACGCAGATGGAAACCATGCGCAGCAACCTGCACCACATGATTGCCCAGGTGCACAGCGGCGCCGACACGATTGCCGGAGCATCCACCCAGGTCGCCGTGGGCACGCACGACCTGTCCGCGCGCACCGAGCAGCAAGCCAGCGCGCTGGAAGAAACGGCATCCGCTACCGAACAACTGTCGAGCACCGTGCAGCAAAACGCCGACAGTGCGGCCCAGGCGAGCCAGTTGGCGGCGACTGCCACCGGCGTGGCCGAGCGGGGCGGGGTGGTGGTGGCGCAAGTGGTGGACACCATGGAAGCCATCAATGCGTCGTCGCGCAAGATCGTGGACATCATCGCCGTGATTGATGGCATTGCCTTCCAGACCAACATCCTGGCGCTCAATGCCGCCGTTGAGGCCGCCCGCGCGGGTGAGCAGGGCCGCGGCTTTGCCGTGGTGGCCAGCGAGGTGCGCAGCTTGGCCGGGCGCAGCGCCGAAGCGGCCAAGGAGGTCAAAACCCTCATCAGCGATTCGGTGGACAAGGTGGGCGTGGGCAGCGAACAAGTTGCGCTGGCTGGGGCCACCATGCAGGAAATCGTGGCCGGTATCCAGCGCGTCGCCGACATCGTGGGCGAGATCGCCTCGTCCAGCCGCGAGCAGGCGATGGGCTTGGGGCAGATCAACCAGGCCGTGGCGCACCTGGACGGCGTGACGCAACAGAACGCTGCGCTGGTCGAGGAAACTTCGGCGGCATCCAGCGCCCTGCAGGAGCAGGCACGCCATCTGGCTGCGTTGGCAGCCACGTTCAGGCTGCAGTAA
- the hpnD gene encoding presqualene diphosphate synthase HpnD has translation MNPEQYVQQKAAASGSSFYYAFLFLPRPRRAAITAFYAFCREVDDVVDEVTDPGVARNKLAWWQGEVAQAFKGQATHPVMQALMPHTAHYEIEPRHLMAIIEGCQMDLEQTRYLDYPGLQRYCHLVAGVVGEVAARIFGQTDPATTQYAHRLGQALQLTNILRDVGEDAMRGRIYLPVNELQQFGVKAHEILQREYSERFTALMRFQAARAHGLYEEALALLPDTDRRTQKPGLMMASIYRTLLREIEHDNFQVLHQRISLTPLRKFWLAWKMQALGRM, from the coding sequence ATGAATCCGGAACAGTACGTCCAGCAAAAGGCTGCCGCCTCAGGCAGCAGCTTCTATTACGCCTTCCTGTTCCTGCCCCGCCCCCGGCGTGCAGCCATCACAGCGTTCTATGCATTCTGCCGTGAAGTGGACGACGTGGTCGATGAAGTGACCGACCCCGGTGTGGCCCGCAACAAACTGGCCTGGTGGCAAGGTGAAGTGGCGCAAGCCTTCAAGGGCCAAGCCACGCACCCGGTGATGCAGGCACTGATGCCACACACCGCGCACTACGAGATCGAGCCGCGCCACCTGATGGCCATCATCGAAGGCTGCCAGATGGACCTGGAGCAGACCCGCTACCTCGACTATCCGGGCCTGCAGCGCTACTGCCACCTGGTCGCCGGTGTGGTGGGCGAGGTGGCGGCGCGTATTTTTGGCCAGACCGACCCCGCCACCACGCAGTACGCACACCGCCTGGGGCAAGCGTTGCAATTGACCAACATCCTGCGCGATGTGGGCGAAGATGCCATGCGCGGGCGCATCTACCTGCCGGTGAACGAGCTGCAGCAGTTTGGCGTGAAGGCGCACGAAATCCTCCAACGCGAATATTCCGAACGCTTTACAGCGCTGATGCGCTTTCAGGCCGCGCGCGCGCACGGGTTGTACGAAGAAGCCCTGGCGCTGCTGCCCGACACCGATCGTCGCACCCAAAAACCGGGCCTGATGATGGCCAGCATCTACCGCACCCTGCTGCGCGAGATCGAGCACGACAACTTCCAGGTGCTGCACCAGCGCATCAGCCTGACGCCGCTGCGCAAGTTCTGGCTGGCCTGGAAGATGCAGGCCCTGGGGCGCATGTAA
- the hpnE gene encoding hydroxysqualene dehydroxylase HpnE: protein MNVAIIGAGWAGLAAAIATVQAGHQTTVFEAARTVGGRARALTTPGADGTPLVLDNGQHILIGAYTTSLRLMRLVGVDIDAALLRLPLVLRFPDGSGLQLPDLAPPWDALLGIARARGWSWRDRLALLRTAHGWQRAGFVCGPQDTVASLCAHLPQRLLDGFIDPLCVAALNTPAPRASGQVFLRVLQDSLFSGRGGSHLLLPRVDLGTLFPGAATTWLTGQGAIVRTGERVQALTAPAPGQGWLVDGIPFDAVVLATSSTEAARLVSHSAQTAPYSMTVPLCDWAASAQALQFRAISTVYAQGTPHAHGRLLPEPMLALHSSAEHPAQFVFDRGQLGGPSGLLAFVASDSQGERAQTEQRVLQQAHAQLRLPGLQVVQTVVEKRATFACTPGLQRPGACIAPGLQACGDYIAGPYPATLEGAVRSGWEAAQTLAAPDT from the coding sequence ATGAACGTTGCCATCATTGGCGCCGGCTGGGCCGGCCTGGCGGCGGCCATTGCCACCGTCCAGGCGGGCCACCAGACCACGGTATTCGAGGCCGCACGCACGGTGGGCGGACGGGCGCGCGCGCTCACCACACCCGGCGCAGACGGCACGCCCCTGGTGCTGGACAATGGCCAGCACATCCTGATCGGCGCCTACACCACCTCGCTGCGCCTGATGCGCCTGGTGGGCGTAGATATCGATGCTGCCTTGCTGCGCCTGCCCCTGGTGCTGCGTTTTCCCGACGGCAGCGGCTTGCAATTGCCCGACCTGGCCCCGCCCTGGGACGCCTTGCTGGGTATCGCCCGGGCACGCGGCTGGTCCTGGCGCGACCGGCTCGCCCTGCTGCGCACGGCCCATGGCTGGCAGCGCGCGGGCTTTGTCTGCGGCCCGCAAGATACGGTGGCCTCCCTGTGCGCCCACCTACCGCAACGCCTGCTCGACGGCTTCATCGACCCGCTGTGCGTGGCCGCGCTGAACACCCCCGCCCCCAGGGCCAGCGGCCAGGTGTTTTTGCGCGTGCTGCAAGACAGCCTGTTCAGCGGGCGCGGTGGCTCTCACCTGTTGCTTCCGCGCGTGGATCTGGGCACGCTGTTTCCCGGGGCCGCCACCACCTGGCTGACCGGCCAGGGTGCCATCGTGCGCACGGGCGAGCGCGTGCAGGCCCTCACGGCCCCGGCTCCCGGTCAGGGCTGGCTTGTGGACGGCATCCCTTTCGATGCCGTGGTACTCGCCACCTCCAGCACCGAAGCGGCACGCCTGGTCTCGCATAGCGCGCAGACGGCCCCTTATTCCATGACCGTGCCGCTGTGCGACTGGGCCGCCAGCGCTCAGGCATTGCAGTTCAGAGCGATCAGCACCGTATATGCCCAGGGCACACCGCACGCCCACGGCCGCCTGCTGCCCGAGCCCATGCTGGCTTTGCACAGCAGCGCAGAGCATCCAGCGCAGTTCGTCTTCGACCGGGGCCAGCTGGGGGGGCCGTCCGGTCTGCTGGCTTTTGTGGCCAGCGACAGCCAGGGCGAACGCGCACAGACAGAACAGCGGGTCTTGCAGCAAGCCCACGCACAGCTGCGCCTGCCGGGCCTGCAGGTGGTGCAGACCGTGGTGGAAAAACGCGCCACCTTTGCCTGCACCCCCGGCCTGCAGCGCCCGGGCGCCTGCATTGCGCCCGGCCTGCAGGCCTGCGGCGACTACATCGCAGGCCCTTACCCGGCCACACTGGAAGGCGCCGTGCGCAGCGGCTGGGAGGCCGCCCAAACACTGGCGGCGCCAGACACGTAG
- a CDS encoding quinone oxidoreductase, with translation MSLAVQIRQHGGPEELQIVDVTVGEPGPGEIRIRHHAVGLNFIDVYHRTGLYPLSMPATVGMEAAGVVEAVGAGVTHLQVGDRAAYASQPPGSYCEVRVMPAQCVCRLPDAISFETGAAMMLKGLTAQYLLKKTLPVQGLQAGDFVLFHAAAGGVGLIACQWARALGLQLIATAGTDAKCQLALANGAAHAINYHTEDFAARVKDITAGQGVKVVYDSVGKDTWDKSLECLRPFGLMASFGNASGPVAPFAPGMLGAKGSLYVTRQTLFTHIATRESTQAMADELFAVVASGQVKIHIDQRYPLAQVQQAHRDLEARKTTGSTILTL, from the coding sequence ATGAGCCTCGCCGTCCAGATCCGCCAACATGGCGGCCCCGAAGAACTCCAGATCGTTGATGTGACCGTGGGGGAGCCCGGCCCGGGCGAGATCCGCATCCGCCACCACGCCGTGGGGTTGAATTTCATCGACGTGTACCACCGCACGGGCCTGTATCCGCTGTCCATGCCTGCCACGGTGGGCATGGAGGCCGCAGGCGTCGTTGAGGCGGTGGGCGCGGGTGTGACCCACCTGCAGGTGGGTGACCGCGCCGCCTACGCCAGCCAGCCGCCCGGCAGCTATTGCGAGGTGCGCGTGATGCCCGCCCAATGCGTGTGCAGGCTACCGGACGCGATCAGCTTCGAAACCGGCGCTGCCATGATGCTCAAGGGTCTCACGGCGCAGTACCTGCTGAAGAAGACGCTGCCCGTCCAGGGCCTGCAAGCCGGTGACTTTGTGCTGTTCCACGCGGCCGCCGGTGGGGTGGGCCTGATTGCCTGCCAGTGGGCCCGCGCCTTGGGCCTGCAGCTCATCGCCACCGCCGGCACCGATGCCAAGTGCCAGTTGGCGCTGGCCAATGGGGCGGCGCACGCCATCAATTACCACACCGAAGACTTTGCGGCGCGCGTCAAGGACATCACCGCAGGCCAGGGCGTGAAGGTGGTGTACGACTCGGTCGGCAAGGACACCTGGGACAAGTCGCTCGAATGTCTGCGCCCCTTTGGCCTCATGGCCAGCTTTGGTAACGCCTCGGGCCCGGTCGCGCCGTTCGCACCGGGCATGCTGGGCGCCAAGGGCTCGCTGTATGTCACGCGCCAGACCCTGTTCACCCATATCGCCACGCGCGAATCCACCCAGGCCATGGCGGACGAGCTGTTTGCCGTGGTGGCCAGCGGCCAGGTGAAGATCCACATCGACCAGCGCTACCCGCTTGCCCAGGTGCAGCAGGCGCACCGCGACCTGGAGGCACGCAAGACCACGGGCTCGACCATTCTCACTTTGTGA
- a CDS encoding DMT family transporter — MTHKLTPGTAALLVTAPLLWAGNAVVGRLVHDLVSPITLNFLRWALAFALLLPLAHGVLRPDHPVWAHWRRYALLGLLGIGLYNALQYMALQTSTPINVTLVGSSMPVWMLAVGAVFFGVTVTRRQLAGAALSMAGVLLVLSRGEWSQLLALRLVPGDLFMLLATISWSFYSWLLVRTSEPASLRNDWAGFLMAQLVFGLGWSGAFASAEWATGHTQITWGWPLAAALAFIAIGPAVVAYRCWGVGVQRAGPAVAGFFSNLTPLFAALMSVAFLGETPRLYHAAAFAFIVGGIVVSSRR, encoded by the coding sequence ATGACACACAAATTGACGCCCGGCACGGCGGCGCTGCTGGTGACTGCGCCTTTGCTGTGGGCCGGCAATGCCGTGGTGGGCCGCCTGGTGCACGACCTGGTTTCGCCGATCACACTCAACTTTTTGCGCTGGGCCCTGGCCTTTGCGTTGCTGCTGCCGCTGGCCCATGGCGTGCTGCGCCCGGACCACCCGGTGTGGGCGCACTGGCGGCGCTATGCCCTGTTGGGGCTGCTGGGTATTGGCCTGTACAACGCACTGCAGTACATGGCCTTGCAGACTTCGACGCCCATCAACGTCACCCTGGTGGGCTCCAGCATGCCGGTGTGGATGCTGGCGGTCGGCGCGGTGTTTTTTGGCGTTACCGTCACGCGCCGCCAACTGGCGGGCGCGGCCCTGTCCATGGCCGGCGTGCTGCTGGTGCTCAGCCGCGGCGAATGGAGCCAGCTGCTGGCACTGCGCCTGGTGCCGGGCGACCTGTTCATGCTGCTGGCCACCATTTCATGGTCGTTTTACAGCTGGCTATTGGTGCGCACCAGCGAGCCCGCCAGTCTGCGCAACGACTGGGCCGGTTTTTTAATGGCACAGCTGGTTTTTGGCCTGGGTTGGTCGGGCGCTTTTGCCAGCGCCGAGTGGGCGACCGGCCACACGCAAATCACCTGGGGCTGGCCGCTGGCGGCAGCACTGGCCTTTATTGCCATCGGCCCGGCCGTGGTGGCCTACCGCTGCTGGGGCGTGGGCGTACAACGCGCCGGGCCGGCAGTGGCCGGTTTCTTCTCCAACCTCACGCCGCTGTTTGCCGCATTGATGTCGGTGGCCTTTCTGGGCGAGACACCGCGCCTGTACCACGCAGCCGCCTTTGCGTTCATCGTGGGCGGTATCGTGGTCTCATCACGCCGCTGA